A genomic stretch from Ureibacillus composti includes:
- a CDS encoding hemolysin family protein: protein MTAINLTIFIVLIALTAFFVATEFAIVKVRQSKIDQLVAEGKKGALAAKHVTTHLDEYLSACQLGITVTALGIGMVGESTFEFILHPAFETIGIPSDYVHFFTIGAAFVIATFLHVVVGELAPKTAAIQKSETITLLFAKPIMIFYKLLYPFIWFLNGSARILVGLFGMKPASEHELSHTEEELRLLLTESYKSGEINQNELKYVNNVFEFDDRIAREIMVPRTEIVGFEKHITFNEVLTTIEEERYTRYPVYEEDRDNIIGFINIKDFLTQGINNRISADTFKLDHFMNPVIKVLETTPIQVLLTKMQKERTHIAILLDEYGGTSGLVTVEDILEELVGEIRDEFDDDEIAQIRKVKAGHYIIHAKVLLEDVATLLNVPLENPDVDTIGGWYFTQDMELNQENVIEFEGYTFSIFEKEDHHLQFIEIKQNANVTV, encoded by the coding sequence TTGACCGCAATAAATTTAACGATTTTTATTGTTTTAATCGCATTAACGGCATTTTTCGTTGCAACGGAATTTGCTATTGTAAAAGTAAGACAATCAAAAATAGATCAGTTAGTCGCTGAAGGAAAAAAAGGTGCTCTAGCCGCCAAACATGTTACAACTCATTTAGATGAATACCTATCAGCCTGTCAATTAGGTATTACTGTAACAGCTCTTGGTATTGGTATGGTTGGTGAATCTACCTTTGAATTTATTTTACATCCTGCTTTTGAGACAATCGGGATTCCTTCTGACTATGTTCACTTCTTTACGATTGGGGCTGCTTTTGTCATCGCAACATTTTTACACGTTGTTGTAGGTGAACTAGCTCCAAAAACAGCGGCGATCCAAAAATCTGAAACGATCACCCTTTTATTTGCAAAACCCATTATGATTTTCTATAAACTTTTATATCCATTTATTTGGTTCTTAAATGGTTCTGCGCGTATCTTAGTAGGATTATTTGGCATGAAACCTGCTTCTGAACATGAGCTTTCTCACACAGAAGAAGAATTACGATTATTATTAACGGAAAGCTATAAAAGCGGCGAAATTAACCAAAATGAATTAAAATATGTAAACAACGTATTTGAATTTGATGATCGAATCGCCCGTGAGATCATGGTGCCTCGTACGGAGATTGTAGGATTTGAAAAACATATAACATTTAATGAAGTGTTAACAACAATCGAAGAAGAACGCTATACACGTTACCCTGTTTACGAAGAAGACCGAGATAATATTATCGGGTTTATCAATATAAAAGATTTCCTAACACAAGGCATCAACAATCGAATTTCTGCTGATACCTTTAAATTAGATCATTTTATGAATCCTGTCATAAAAGTACTTGAAACAACACCGATCCAAGTTTTATTAACAAAAATGCAAAAAGAACGTACACATATTGCTATTTTATTAGATGAATATGGAGGAACTTCTGGTTTAGTAACTGTTGAAGACATTTTAGAAGAATTAGTCGGCGAAATTCGAGACGAGTTTGATGATGATGAAATTGCTCAGATCCGAAAAGTAAAAGCTGGCCATTATATCATTCATGCAAAAGTATTATTAGAGGATGTTGCCACACTTCTAAATGTTCCATTAGAAAATCCAGATGTTGATACAATCGGTGGATGGTACTTCACTCAAGATATGGAATTAAACCAAGAGAATGTTATTGAATTTGAAGGCTATACATTCTCTATTTTCGAAAAGGAAGACCACCATTTACAATTTATTGAAATCAAACAAAATGCAAATGTAACAGTTTAG
- a CDS encoding diguanylate cyclase, with the protein MIEELRSYILIIVFAGVLSLIICLFSYVKLKDAPGARHYIIVTFLSAIFTFSYAFELASSTLQEITFWLGIEYFVMPFIPAFTLLMCFEYVGVKLRQKFYYVLFGIPLITVFTHHTNELHHLYYSSVRLRTDTTFPIADMEYGPFFYVHSLYLFICLSISMIILLLQLKKSLFRFKLQILTMVAGLFVPIAANHFYLNDLSPFGIDLGPVSMSLSFIFHGVALFTFQMFNVLPIAREKVFESMLEGVIVLDQNGAIVDYNKSIQQVMPMLNTFSLGKPIGIVLNEDKKIRDLIMLGRDCDYECVKGTQIAHYQVRFSQVVNANGTNIGTIITFVNITERVELQEKLKLLASYDGLTKIYNRTYFLEQSIRKLDSLAREKRNAYLVLFDIDHFKKINDTYGHETGDLVLSHIAELVKDCLGPQDLIGRYGGEEFIVLLSDMNVDEAFELTNTIRIKISESFIRNHDFYNVNVTSSFGIAQVQRTLDDQQEVIKLAIRKADEALYAAKRNGRNRVQVFKENMQFK; encoded by the coding sequence ATGATTGAAGAATTACGGAGTTATATTTTGATTATTGTATTTGCAGGTGTTCTAAGTCTTATAATATGTCTATTCTCCTATGTAAAACTTAAAGATGCGCCTGGTGCAAGACACTATATTATTGTCACATTTTTATCGGCAATATTTACTTTTTCTTATGCATTTGAATTGGCTAGTTCGACATTGCAGGAGATTACCTTTTGGTTAGGCATAGAGTATTTTGTTATGCCATTTATTCCTGCTTTTACTTTGTTAATGTGTTTTGAATATGTTGGTGTTAAACTTAGGCAAAAATTTTATTATGTGCTGTTTGGCATACCTTTGATTACGGTGTTTACACATCATACCAATGAACTCCATCATCTATATTATTCATCTGTTCGATTGCGAACTGACACAACATTTCCAATTGCAGATATGGAATATGGCCCATTTTTTTATGTTCATTCACTTTATCTTTTCATATGTCTTTCAATTAGCATGATCATCTTATTATTACAATTAAAAAAGTCATTGTTTCGTTTTAAATTGCAAATCTTAACAATGGTTGCAGGATTATTTGTACCAATCGCTGCAAACCACTTTTATTTAAACGATTTAAGCCCCTTTGGAATTGACTTAGGTCCAGTTTCGATGAGTCTTTCTTTTATCTTTCATGGAGTAGCATTATTTACTTTTCAAATGTTTAATGTACTGCCAATAGCTAGGGAAAAGGTATTTGAAAGCATGCTTGAAGGAGTCATTGTGTTAGATCAAAATGGAGCAATTGTCGATTACAATAAGTCCATTCAACAAGTAATGCCAATGTTAAATACGTTTTCTTTAGGAAAACCAATAGGGATAGTGCTGAATGAGGATAAAAAAATTAGAGACCTCATTATGCTTGGAAGGGACTGCGACTATGAGTGCGTAAAAGGTACCCAAATTGCACACTATCAAGTTCGTTTTTCGCAGGTAGTAAATGCTAATGGCACGAATATAGGGACGATTATCACTTTTGTGAATATCACCGAGAGAGTAGAATTGCAAGAAAAGCTCAAGCTACTTGCTAGTTATGATGGATTAACCAAAATTTATAATAGGACTTACTTTTTAGAACAATCAATAAGAAAATTAGACTCACTGGCAAGAGAAAAACGTAATGCTTACTTAGTTTTGTTCGATATCGATCATTTTAAAAAAATTAATGATACATACGGACACGAAACAGGGGATCTAGTCCTTAGTCATATCGCAGAGTTGGTAAAGGATTGTTTAGGACCACAAGATTTAATTGGTCGTTATGGTGGGGAAGAGTTTATAGTTTTATTATCTGATATGAATGTTGATGAAGCGTTTGAATTAACGAATACCATTAGAATTAAAATCTCAGAAAGTTTCATCCGTAATCATGACTTCTACAACGTTAATGTAACGTCTAGTTTTGGAATCGCACAAGTACAGAGAACATTAGACGACCAACAGGAAGTTATTAAACTTGCGATCAGGAAGGCTGATGAAGCTCTTTACGCGGCAAAGAGAAATGGAAGAAATAGAGTTCAAGTATTTAAGGAAAACATGCAATTCAAATAA
- a CDS encoding MFS transporter, with protein MNKQESRYRWVVLATVLFAYFIIISQRTAPGIITDQLMSDFHVKATIIGLMSSFQFFAYAGLQIPVGLLSDRYGPNRFLIMGTLLNGIGSLLFSLAPNEFVLISSRLIVGIGDSMIFVNLVLILSQWFKAQEFIRLMGVVSLVASVGSLTATVPLSTWISFSGWRTPFLTIGIILILGSYLLYTVLVMKPKKVFVDETETKKTSNPIRESFWLILRRTVSTRQAWATFLCHFGLVGAYIGFIGSWGVPYGIQVFEISRLEASQLMMYGLFGAILGGLSISWITKRVESIKKIYSVVHLIVFTSWIGMFMLGIKPSFIIVVILLFIIGFGNGTSALTFAVVRKSFPLAEVGVVTGFANTGGFLSAVLLPILFGNVLDLFPDDLSLGYHFGLIIPLLFSFMGLIGVILIKESKEETI; from the coding sequence ATGAATAAACAGGAAAGTCGTTATCGATGGGTCGTACTGGCTACTGTATTGTTTGCTTATTTTATCATTATTAGCCAGAGAACTGCTCCGGGGATCATTACGGACCAATTAATGAGCGATTTTCATGTGAAAGCAACAATTATTGGGTTGATGAGTAGTTTTCAATTTTTTGCGTATGCAGGGCTGCAAATTCCTGTTGGTCTTTTATCTGACCGATATGGGCCCAACCGCTTTCTCATTATGGGGACACTGCTTAATGGGATTGGAAGTTTACTCTTTAGTCTTGCACCAAATGAATTCGTATTAATTTCCTCTCGCCTAATTGTGGGCATAGGGGACTCCATGATTTTTGTGAACCTTGTGTTAATTTTGAGTCAGTGGTTTAAAGCCCAGGAATTTATCAGATTGATGGGGGTAGTTTCGCTTGTTGCTAGTGTTGGTTCATTAACTGCGACGGTCCCATTATCTACTTGGATCTCATTTTCAGGTTGGAGAACACCCTTTCTGACAATAGGCATTATTTTAATATTAGGAAGCTATCTTTTATATACTGTTTTGGTGATGAAGCCTAAAAAAGTCTTTGTCGATGAAACCGAAACAAAGAAAACTTCTAATCCTATTCGAGAAAGTTTTTGGCTCATTTTGCGAAGAACCGTTTCTACGCGCCAGGCATGGGCAACATTTCTTTGTCATTTTGGATTAGTAGGGGCGTATATTGGATTTATTGGTTCGTGGGGTGTGCCTTACGGAATACAAGTGTTTGAAATATCTCGTTTAGAAGCAAGTCAGCTAATGATGTATGGTCTTTTTGGTGCGATCCTTGGCGGTCTTTCAATTAGTTGGATTACAAAACGAGTTGAGTCAATTAAAAAAATCTATTCTGTTGTCCATCTCATTGTTTTTACCAGTTGGATTGGGATGTTTATGTTAGGGATCAAACCTTCTTTTATAATAGTAGTTATTCTGCTGTTTATTATAGGTTTTGGAAATGGCACAAGTGCTCTGACGTTTGCCGTGGTACGTAAATCATTTCCATTAGCAGAAGTTGGAGTAGTAACAGGGTTTGCGAATACGGGTGGATTTTTGAGCGCGGTGTTATTGCCAATTCTTTTCGGAAATGTCCTTGATTTATTTCCAGATGACCTCTCACTTGGTTATCATTTTGGGCTGATCATCCCTTTGCTATTTTCTTTTATGGGATTAATTGGTGTCATCCTAATTAAAGAATCAAAAGAAGAAACAATTTAA
- a CDS encoding BH0509 family protein: MFSEKERKNMIQFLVMYFGVDLIQLANLSDRMLEATYEFAYKRKEMESDF, encoded by the coding sequence ATGTTTTCAGAAAAAGAGCGAAAAAACATGATTCAGTTTTTAGTAATGTATTTTGGTGTGGATCTTATTCAGTTAGCAAATTTAAGCGACCGTATGTTAGAGGCTACATACGAATTTGCCTATAAAAGAAAAGAAATGGAAAGTGATTTTTAA
- the qoxA gene encoding cytochrome aa3 quinol oxidase subunit II, giving the protein MMALVLILSGCEPLLVLDPKGPQAERQASDIMLSIGIMSFIVIVVMVILAVILFKYRASKLPDDYEPPHIEGNHIVEAICVGIPVLIVAYLSFVSVQSNYIVESAPVGYEEQEPLVVYASSSDWKWHFSYPEQGIETVNYLYVPTDRPLEFKLYSYGPITSFWIPQLGGQKYAMADMVTTLHLAADEPGEMMGRNANFSGKGFAENAFNVTAMSQADFDEWVQEVHETAEPLTESEFQELLEPGHLGQMTFTGTHLEFSPAPEHNHDSETTETEADHSEHSSHDESETNEETDHSGH; this is encoded by the coding sequence ATGATGGCACTTGTTCTGATTCTATCAGGCTGTGAACCTCTATTAGTTTTAGATCCTAAAGGACCACAGGCTGAACGCCAAGCAAGTGACATTATGTTGTCGATTGGTATCATGTCATTCATTGTTATTGTTGTTATGGTAATTTTGGCAGTCATATTATTCAAATATCGCGCTTCAAAATTACCTGACGATTATGAACCACCTCATATTGAGGGTAATCACATAGTAGAAGCAATTTGTGTAGGTATTCCAGTATTAATTGTTGCTTACTTATCATTTGTTTCTGTGCAAAGTAACTATATTGTTGAGTCAGCACCTGTAGGTTATGAAGAACAAGAACCTTTAGTTGTTTATGCGTCTTCATCTGACTGGAAATGGCATTTTAGTTATCCAGAACAAGGAATTGAGACAGTAAACTATTTATATGTTCCAACTGATCGCCCATTAGAATTCAAACTTTATTCATACGGGCCAATCACAAGTTTCTGGATTCCACAACTTGGTGGACAAAAATATGCGATGGCAGACATGGTGACTACTTTACACTTAGCAGCTGACGAACCAGGTGAAATGATGGGACGAAATGCTAACTTCAGTGGTAAAGGCTTCGCAGAAAATGCATTTAATGTAACAGCAATGTCACAAGCTGATTTTGATGAATGGGTTCAAGAAGTACATGAAACTGCAGAACCACTTACAGAATCAGAATTCCAAGAATTACTTGAACCAGGTCATTTAGGACAAATGACATTTACTGGTACTCATTTAGAGTTTAGCCCTGCTCCTGAACATAATCATGATTCAGAAACTACTGAAACAGAAGCAGATCACTCAGAGCATTCATCTCATGATGAAAGCGAAACAAACGAAGAAACTGATCACAGCGGTCATTAA
- a CDS encoding MerR family transcriptional regulator — protein sequence MGELAEVTGITKRTIDYYTNLGLLKAERSTSNYRYYTSETIEQLHKIEEMKACGMSLQDIKKLIKQENEYEEIDLHEIRLHMQTLKKEISSLLDQMQQQEQTTQTSIKNKVSSESVALMQTLLLLIT from the coding sequence ATTGGTGAATTAGCAGAAGTAACAGGTATTACAAAGCGAACGATTGATTATTACACGAATCTTGGTCTATTAAAAGCCGAACGTTCTACTTCGAACTATCGGTATTACACATCAGAGACAATTGAACAACTTCATAAAATTGAAGAGATGAAAGCATGCGGCATGAGTTTACAAGACATTAAAAAGTTGATTAAACAAGAAAATGAATATGAAGAAATTGACCTTCATGAAATTCGTTTACACATGCAAACTCTAAAAAAAGAAATTTCCAGTTTATTAGATCAAATGCAACAACAAGAACAAACAACACAAACATCGATTAAAAATAAAGTTTCATCCGAAAGTGTTGCTTTAATGCAAACACTATTATTATTAATAACCTAG
- a CDS encoding malate:quinone oxidoreductase, whose product MSDRVIKTDVILIGAGIMSATLGTLLKELKPEWEIKVFEGLEKAGEESSNEWNNAGTGHSALCELNYTSEKSDGSIDIKKAININEQFHLSRQFWSYLVDRKLIQNPEDFIMPIPHMSMVQGSKNVDFLKKRYEALSKNLLFKGMEFTEDPKKLMEWFPLIMEGRTDNEPIAATKVEYGTDVNFGALTRMLIDHLESKGVEINYKHSVYDVKRTKEGLWQVKVNDLVGCKAKYYESKFVFLGAGGGSLELLQKSGIPEGKHIGGFPVSGLFMVCKNQEVVEKHHAKVYGKAKVGAPPMSVPHLDTRFIDNKKSLLFGPFAGFSPKFLKTGSNMDLISTVKPHNITTLLAAGVKEMALTKYLIQQVLLSKEQRMEELREFIPNAESDDWDIVVAGQRVQVIKDTEAGGKGTLQFGTEVVSAADGSIAALLGASPGASTAVHVMLQVMNKCFPQEMKAWEPKIKEMIPSYGKSLMENPDLYEKIFASTSETLGLATKEEVHS is encoded by the coding sequence ATGAGCGACAGAGTAATTAAAACAGACGTTATTTTAATTGGCGCTGGAATTATGAGTGCTACATTAGGTACACTACTTAAAGAGTTAAAACCTGAATGGGAAATTAAAGTATTCGAAGGCCTTGAGAAAGCTGGAGAAGAAAGTTCTAATGAGTGGAATAATGCTGGAACAGGGCATTCAGCACTATGTGAACTTAACTATACATCTGAAAAATCAGATGGTTCAATTGATATTAAAAAAGCAATTAATATTAACGAACAGTTCCACCTTTCAAGACAATTTTGGTCTTATTTAGTTGACCGTAAGCTGATACAAAATCCAGAAGATTTTATCATGCCTATACCACACATGAGTATGGTACAAGGTTCTAAAAATGTGGACTTCCTAAAGAAACGTTATGAAGCGTTATCTAAAAACCTTTTATTTAAAGGTATGGAATTTACTGAAGACCCTAAAAAATTAATGGAATGGTTCCCATTAATCATGGAAGGTCGTACAGATAATGAACCAATCGCAGCAACAAAAGTTGAATACGGTACAGATGTTAACTTTGGTGCTTTAACTCGTATGTTAATTGATCATTTAGAGTCTAAAGGCGTTGAAATTAACTATAAACATAGTGTTTATGATGTTAAACGTACGAAAGAAGGCTTATGGCAAGTTAAAGTAAATGATCTTGTTGGCTGTAAAGCAAAATACTATGAGTCAAAATTCGTCTTCCTTGGAGCAGGTGGAGGAAGCTTAGAGTTACTTCAAAAATCAGGTATTCCTGAAGGTAAACATATCGGAGGATTCCCTGTAAGCGGTTTATTCATGGTTTGTAAAAATCAAGAAGTTGTTGAGAAACACCATGCGAAAGTATACGGAAAAGCAAAAGTTGGTGCACCACCAATGTCAGTTCCGCATCTTGACACTCGCTTTATCGACAACAAAAAATCATTATTATTTGGACCGTTTGCTGGCTTCTCACCTAAGTTCCTAAAAACAGGTTCAAATATGGATTTAATCTCTACTGTAAAACCGCATAATATTACGACTTTATTAGCGGCTGGCGTTAAAGAAATGGCATTAACTAAATATTTAATTCAACAAGTTCTACTTTCTAAAGAACAACGTATGGAAGAATTACGTGAGTTTATCCCAAATGCTGAAAGTGATGACTGGGATATCGTAGTTGCTGGTCAGCGTGTACAAGTAATTAAAGATACTGAAGCTGGTGGTAAAGGTACACTTCAATTTGGTACAGAGGTTGTTAGCGCAGCTGACGGATCAATTGCAGCATTATTAGGTGCTTCACCTGGTGCTTCAACTGCTGTTCACGTAATGCTTCAAGTTATGAATAAATGTTTCCCACAAGAAATGAAAGCTTGGGAACCAAAAATTAAAGAAATGATTCCGTCTTATGGTAAATCTTTAATGGAAAACCCAGATTTATATGAAAAAATCTTTGCTTCAACTTCGGAGACTCTTGGCTTGGCTACAAAAGAGGAAGTTCATAGCTAA
- a CDS encoding serine/threonine protein kinase, with the protein MNDDWDIAITSLSKITVISNPNNEPVSIYGDVEGLNCIGLGTDAAVFQSQYAPTYAFKLYAEDKRDKVKIEANVYSKIEDSPYFSTCFAATDKYLVLNYEEGVTLFDCILQGIHIPEQVVNDVEFARNYVRSKGLNPRDIHLKNILLQNGRAKLLDVSEYVIAGNDFRWEHLKKGYEQYYHFIDGKPVPFWLVETIRKRYNLQTNEYKFEEFTKNILKFLCKK; encoded by the coding sequence ATGAATGATGACTGGGACATTGCTATTACTTCGCTTTCTAAAATAACCGTTATATCAAATCCAAATAATGAGCCTGTTTCCATATATGGTGACGTTGAAGGTTTGAATTGTATTGGGTTGGGAACTGATGCGGCGGTTTTTCAATCTCAATATGCCCCGACTTATGCATTTAAATTATATGCTGAGGATAAAAGAGACAAAGTGAAAATTGAAGCAAATGTTTACAGTAAAATAGAAGACTCACCTTATTTTTCAACATGCTTTGCTGCTACAGATAAATACCTCGTCTTAAACTACGAGGAAGGGGTAACATTATTTGACTGCATACTACAAGGTATTCATATTCCTGAACAGGTTGTAAATGATGTGGAATTTGCACGGAATTATGTTCGTTCAAAGGGACTTAACCCAAGGGATATCCATTTAAAAAATATCTTATTACAAAACGGAAGAGCGAAATTACTTGATGTCTCGGAATACGTAATAGCGGGAAATGATTTTCGGTGGGAGCATTTAAAAAAAGGCTACGAGCAATACTATCATTTTATAGATGGAAAACCAGTTCCGTTTTGGTTAGTAGAAACAATTCGAAAGAGGTATAACCTGCAAACTAACGAATATAAATTCGAAGAGTTTACAAAAAACATTTTAAAATTTCTATGTAAAAAGTAG
- a CDS encoding aldolase catalytic domain-containing protein, with protein sequence MENNKKIIDCTIRDGGLVNNWDFSVEFVQDLYNSLSDAGVEYMEIGYKNSPKLLNATEPNHWRFLDDQFLKKIIPEKKYTKLSALVDIGRVDPNDILPREESLLDMIRVACYIREVDKGLELIQMFHELGYETSLNIMALSSVPEHQLIEAFEMVNNSPVDVVYIVDSFGSLDPDNIEHQVKKFQSLLPNKQLGIHTHNNMQLAFANTLTAIRNGVTFMDSSVYGMGRAAGNCHTELLVSYVQKTSYELKPILGFIEKHMLEMRENWEWGYIIPYMISGVLNEHPRVAMAYRNSPERDQFVNFYDKVTTPEASISPNLK encoded by the coding sequence ATGGAAAATAATAAAAAAATTATTGACTGTACCATCCGTGACGGTGGTTTAGTAAACAATTGGGACTTCAGTGTTGAATTTGTTCAAGACCTATATAATTCCCTAAGCGATGCTGGTGTAGAATACATGGAAATCGGTTATAAAAATTCTCCAAAACTTTTAAATGCAACTGAACCAAATCATTGGAGATTTCTTGATGATCAATTCTTAAAAAAAATCATCCCTGAGAAAAAGTACACAAAATTATCCGCTCTAGTAGATATTGGACGTGTCGATCCAAACGACATTTTACCACGCGAAGAAAGTTTACTAGATATGATTCGTGTGGCATGTTATATCCGCGAAGTCGATAAAGGTTTAGAACTGATTCAAATGTTCCATGAATTAGGATATGAGACATCACTAAATATCATGGCTTTATCTAGTGTGCCTGAACATCAACTAATTGAAGCATTTGAAATGGTAAACAACAGCCCAGTCGATGTTGTATATATTGTAGATTCTTTTGGAAGTCTAGATCCTGATAATATTGAACACCAAGTGAAAAAGTTCCAATCATTACTTCCAAATAAGCAGCTTGGTATTCATACGCATAACAATATGCAATTAGCTTTCGCTAATACATTAACTGCAATTCGAAATGGCGTTACATTCATGGACTCCTCTGTATATGGTATGGGTCGTGCTGCAGGTAATTGTCACACTGAACTTCTTGTAAGTTACGTACAAAAAACAAGTTATGAGCTAAAACCTATTCTTGGCTTCATTGAAAAACACATGTTAGAAATGCGTGAAAATTGGGAATGGGGTTATATTATTCCCTACATGATTTCAGGTGTACTAAATGAACACCCACGTGTTGCAATGGCATATCGTAATAGTCCAGAACGCGATCAATTCGTCAACTTTTATGACAAGGTGACAACACCGGAAGCATCTATATCGCCTAATTTAAAATAA
- a CDS encoding TetR/AcrR family transcriptional regulator, translating into MDTKSLIIQIATKLFQQKGYLGVGLNEILKVCNISKGSLYHHFPNGKEELLIACLDSLNDAITMDIEGIFNENPTTEEATSTMIEKLIVQYETEGTISGYTFSSIVSEMSALSVPVRRAYADLYEKMQRIYADKLINDGISEERAISIAMMMTASIEGAMMLSLTQKAVHPLRVVSQELRKIIKANK; encoded by the coding sequence TTGGACACTAAATCATTAATCATTCAGATTGCAACAAAGCTTTTTCAACAAAAGGGGTATTTAGGTGTAGGATTAAACGAAATATTAAAGGTATGTAATATATCAAAAGGGTCCCTCTATCATCACTTTCCGAATGGAAAAGAAGAATTACTCATTGCTTGTCTCGATTCTTTAAATGATGCGATTACAATGGATATTGAAGGGATCTTTAATGAAAATCCGACTACAGAAGAAGCGACTAGTACGATGATTGAAAAGTTAATCGTTCAATATGAAACGGAAGGCACAATTTCTGGCTATACATTTAGTAGCATTGTAAGTGAAATGTCTGCATTAAGTGTTCCAGTGAGGAGAGCATATGCGGATTTATATGAAAAAATGCAACGTATTTATGCTGATAAACTGATTAATGATGGCATATCAGAAGAACGGGCAATTTCAATTGCAATGATGATGACTGCTTCTATTGAAGGAGCAATGATGCTTAGCTTAACTCAAAAAGCTGTACACCCCTTAAGAGTAGTTTCACAAGAATTACGAAAGATTATTAAAGCGAACAAATAG